A section of the Flavobacteriales bacterium genome encodes:
- the rplS gene encoding 50S ribosomal protein L19 gives MDKLKQLEKEWAPLKAMPEFKAGDTVTVHYKIVEGNKERIQQFQGVVIQRKGTGSTATFTVRKMSGNVGVERIFPVASPFIDQIDVNKRGDVRRARIFYLRERRGKSARITEKRQVVAAPAK, from the coding sequence ATGGATAAGCTGAAGCAACTCGAAAAGGAATGGGCGCCCCTGAAGGCCATGCCCGAGTTCAAGGCCGGTGACACCGTCACCGTGCACTACAAGATCGTGGAAGGCAACAAGGAGCGCATCCAGCAGTTCCAGGGCGTGGTGATCCAGCGCAAGGGCACCGGCAGCACCGCCACCTTCACCGTGCGGAAAATGAGCGGCAACGTGGGCGTGGAGCGCATCTTCCCCGTCGCCTCCCCCTTCATCGATCAGATCGATGTGAACAAGCGCGGTGACGTGCGGCGTGCCCGCATCTTCTACCTCCGTGAGCGTCGTGGCAAGAGCGCGCGCATCACCGAGAAGCGCCAGGTCGTGGCCGCGCCGGCCAAGTGA
- a CDS encoding replication-associated recombination protein A has product METAPLAERMRPRDLEAVVGQEHLVGPDGILRRALNSGMLPSMILWGPPGVGKTTLARLIAERLQRPFFTLSAISSGVKDVREVIDQAGGRGLFARSAVLFIDEIHRFSKAQQDSLLGAVEKGTITLIGATTENPSFEVIGALLSRCQVYVLRPLTQEQLLALLERAVREDPELRARTITLPEVDALMRASGGDARRLLNTFELCVKAAGDGDVVITDALVKDVVQNQAARYDKQGEQHYDIVSAFIKSMRGSDPHAAVYWLARMVEGGEDPLFIARRMVILASEDIGNADPNALLLATTAMQAAQLVGWPESRIILSQCAVYLACAPKSNASYVAIGTAQELVQRTGDLPVPLHLRNAPTRLMKDLGYGRDYQYSHDQPGHAGDQEFLPEAISGTPLYSPGDNPREQKWAEHLGRIWKDRYR; this is encoded by the coding sequence ATGGAAACCGCGCCCCTGGCCGAACGGATGCGTCCGCGCGACCTCGAGGCGGTCGTCGGTCAGGAGCATCTGGTCGGGCCCGATGGCATCCTGCGCCGGGCGCTCAACAGCGGCATGCTGCCCAGCATGATCCTCTGGGGGCCGCCCGGGGTGGGCAAGACCACCCTCGCGCGCTTGATCGCCGAGCGGCTGCAGCGCCCCTTTTTCACGCTCAGCGCCATCAGTAGTGGGGTGAAGGATGTGCGCGAGGTGATCGACCAGGCCGGAGGCAGGGGCCTCTTCGCCCGCAGTGCGGTCCTCTTCATCGATGAGATCCACCGCTTCAGCAAGGCCCAGCAGGACAGCCTGCTCGGTGCGGTCGAGAAGGGCACCATCACCCTGATCGGCGCCACCACGGAGAACCCCAGTTTCGAGGTGATCGGCGCCCTGCTCAGCCGCTGTCAGGTGTACGTGCTGCGTCCGCTTACCCAGGAACAGCTCCTGGCCCTGCTGGAACGGGCCGTGCGGGAGGACCCCGAACTGCGCGCGCGGACCATCACCCTGCCGGAGGTGGATGCGCTGATGCGCGCCAGCGGCGGCGACGCCCGGCGGCTGCTGAACACCTTCGAACTGTGCGTGAAGGCCGCAGGGGATGGGGATGTCGTGATCACCGATGCCCTGGTGAAGGACGTGGTGCAGAACCAGGCCGCGCGATACGACAAGCAGGGCGAACAGCACTATGACATCGTCAGCGCCTTCATCAAGAGCATGCGCGGCAGCGATCCGCACGCGGCGGTGTACTGGCTGGCTCGCATGGTGGAGGGTGGTGAGGACCCGTTGTTCATCGCCCGGCGCATGGTGATCCTGGCCAGCGAGGACATCGGCAACGCCGACCCCAACGCGCTCCTTCTGGCCACCACCGCCATGCAGGCCGCCCAGTTGGTGGGCTGGCCCGAAAGCCGGATCATCCTCAGCCAATGCGCCGTTTACCTGGCCTGCGCGCCCAAGAGCAATGCGTCCTACGTCGCCATCGGTACCGCACAGGAGTTGGTGCAACGCACCGGCGACCTTCCCGTTCCGCTCCACCTGCGCAACGCGCCCACCCGCCTGATGAAGGACCTCGGCTACGGCCGCGACTACCAGTACAGCCACGACCAACCCGGCCACGCCGGCGATCAGGAGTTCCTGCCGGAGGCCATCAGTGGCACCCCTCTCTATTCCCCGGGCGACAATCCGCGCGAACAGAAGTGGGCGGAGCACCTCGGTCGCATCTGGAAGGACCGCTACAGGTGA
- the trmD gene encoding tRNA (guanosine(37)-N1)-methyltransferase TrmD, giving the protein MVRLRIDILSAVPRLLDSWFAESILQRAQQKGLVEVVVHDLRQWSTDKHRRIDDYVFGGGAGMVLQVEPIHRAITHLKSERAYDAVIYLSPDGDLLDQPMANRLSVHRNLILLCGHYKGVDERVREHLVDLEVSIGNYVLSGGELAAAVLSDALIRLVPGVLNDETSALSDSFQDGLVAPPVYTRPAEFAGWKVPDVLLSGHEARIAGWRHQQAVERTRERRPDLLEGGPGEAATFGEG; this is encoded by the coding sequence ATGGTCCGCCTCCGCATCGACATCCTTTCAGCCGTGCCACGCCTGCTGGACAGCTGGTTCGCCGAGAGCATCCTGCAGCGCGCCCAACAGAAGGGCCTTGTGGAAGTGGTGGTGCACGACCTGCGCCAATGGAGCACGGACAAGCACCGGCGGATCGATGACTATGTGTTCGGCGGAGGGGCCGGCATGGTCCTTCAGGTGGAGCCCATCCATCGCGCCATCACCCACCTGAAGAGCGAACGGGCCTACGATGCGGTGATCTACTTGAGCCCCGACGGGGACCTGCTGGACCAGCCGATGGCCAACCGCCTCAGCGTGCACCGGAACCTGATCCTGCTCTGCGGCCATTACAAGGGCGTGGATGAGCGGGTGCGCGAGCACCTGGTGGACCTGGAAGTGAGCATCGGCAACTACGTGCTCAGTGGTGGTGAACTGGCGGCCGCCGTGCTCAGCGATGCCCTGATCCGCCTTGTGCCCGGTGTGCTCAACGACGAGACCTCGGCGCTCAGCGACAGCTTCCAGGACGGGCTGGTGGCGCCACCGGTCTATACCCGGCCCGCCGAGTTCGCAGGCTGGAAGGTGCCCGACGTGCTGTTGAGCGGGCACGAGGCCCGGATCGCCGGATGGCGCCATCAACAAGCCGTGGAACGCACCCGGGAGCGGCGGCCCGACCTGCTGGAGGGCGGTCCCGGTGAGGCCGCCACCTTCGGGGAGGGATGA